A region from the Candidatus Cloacimonadota bacterium genome encodes:
- a CDS encoding T9SS type A sorting domain-containing protein, whose translation MKKIILFVLLISLGALFAELQVDIPFDLNIVGDDFSVVGAYTYESDWITITNIGSTSEEYNLTWSFSNLPAGWTCSVCNATGLCYIPNMPATIPLDAGASLGVHFIIGVNSTGGCDLNITLDGGDLTSPMSYDFTFNTEDNVSNDEELISVPRLSQNYPNPFNPTTTIALNLSSSELAEAELIIFNSKGQIVKTFNELNSQVIWNGTNDSGKPVNSGIYFYQLKTGDYSITKKMVLMK comes from the coding sequence ATGAAAAAAATTATTTTGTTTGTTTTGTTAATTAGTCTAGGAGCATTATTTGCAGAGTTGCAGGTCGATATCCCATTCGATCTTAATATTGTTGGTGATGACTTTTCAGTTGTTGGCGCATACACATACGAATCTGACTGGATCACAATTACAAATATTGGAAGTACAAGCGAAGAATATAATCTTACCTGGTCATTCTCCAATCTTCCTGCTGGATGGACTTGCAGTGTATGCAATGCTACTGGTTTGTGTTATATTCCCAATATGCCGGCAACTATTCCTCTGGATGCAGGTGCTTCGTTAGGTGTACATTTTATTATTGGTGTGAACAGTACAGGTGGATGTGACTTAAACATCACTTTGGATGGTGGAGATCTTACAAGTCCAATGAGCTATGATTTCACATTCAATACAGAAGACAATGTAAGCAATGACGAAGAATTGATCTCGGTTCCAAGATTAAGTCAGAATTACCCTAATCCGTTTAATCCTACCACAACAATAGCTTTGAATCTTTCTTCATCCGAATTAGCTGAAGCTGAACTCATCATCTTTAACTCAAAAGGACAGATCGTCAAAACATTTAATGAATTAAATTCACAAGTAATTTGGAACGGAACAAATGATTCTGGGAAACCAGTGAATAGCGGAATCTATTTCTATCAGCTTAAAACTGGTGACTATTCTATTACAAAAAAAATGGTTCTAATGAAATAA